The following proteins are encoded in a genomic region of Corylus avellana chromosome ca4, CavTom2PMs-1.0:
- the LOC132179829 gene encoding U-box domain-containing protein 21-like codes for MMISSWRRRRAARSAIKGQQRVKIGDMELTLPVHFQCPISLDLMKDPVTLSTGITYDRESIETWIEAGNLSCPITNQALTSPELVPNHTIRKMIQDWCVDNKSYGIERIPTPRIPVSSAEVSEILSKITTASQRDDHVRCRELVEKIKALGKEKERNKRCIVANKTGSVLSAAFDTFSRASFDRNVPVLEEILSALTLLFPLDAEAKSYLGSAASLHCMVWFLKGGDLSGRRNAVLALKEVISSDDHRRTDALAEVEGALEAIVKLIKEPICPATTKASLMVIYRMVNSSYAKENIIERFVDMGLVSLLLEILVGTERSMCEKALGVLDDVCGSDKGREKAYNHALTMPVVVKKLLRVSDFATEFSVSILWKLCKNEKREEGGVVVEALGVGAFQKLLLLLQVGCAERTKEKATKLLKLLNLHRNRLECIDSTDFKDLKRPF; via the coding sequence ATGATGATTTCCTCGTGGAGAAGGCGTAGAGCTGCCCGCTCCGCCATCAAGGGGCAGCAACGGGTTAAGATTGGAGACATGGAGTTGACGCTACCGGTCCATTTCCAATGCCCGATATCTCTGGACCTGATGAAAGATCCGGTGACGTTGTCCACCGGGATTACGTACGACCGCGAGAGCATCGAGACGTGGATTGAGGCCGGGAACCTGAGCTGCCCCATTACCAACCAGGCATTGACCAGCCCTGAGCTCGTACCAAATCATACCATAAGGAAGATGATACAAGACTGGTGCGTTGACAACAAATCCTACGGCATTGAGAGGATTCCCACGCCGAGAATTCCGGTAAGTTCGGCTGAGGTTTCAGAAATTCTTTCCAAGATTACGACGGCAAGTCAACGCGACGATCATGTTCGGTGCCGGGAGTTGGTGGAGAAAATCAAGGCATTGGGGAAGGAGAAAGAGCGCAACAAGCGGTGCATTGTGGCAAATAAGACCGGAAGTGTCTTGTCGGCTGCGTTCGACACATTTTCAAGGGCGTCTTTCGACAGAAATGTTCCGGTCTTGGAGGAAATCTTGTCGGCTTTAACCCTTCTTTTCCCTCTCGATGCAGAGGCCAAGTCTTATCTTGGATCGGCTGCTTCGTTGCATTGCATGGTATGGTTTTTGAAGGGTGGAGATTTGTCAGGGAGAAGAAACGCGGTTCTGGCGTTAAAAGAGGTCATCTCATCGGACGATCACCGTCGAACAGACGCATTAGCGGAGGTTGAAGGAGCTTTAGAGGCAATAGTGAAGCTAATAAAAGAGCCCATTTGCCCTGCCACCACAAAAGCTTCATTGATGGTCATATATCGCATGGTTAATTCCTCGTACGCAAAAGAAAACATCATAGAAAGATTTGTCGACATGGGGTTGGTCTCTTTGCTGCTAGAAATCCTTGTTGGAACCGAACGAAGCATGTGCGAGAAGGCGCTGGGCGTTCTGGACGACGTATGCGGAAGTGACAAAGGGAGAGAAAAGGCCTACAATCATGCTTTGACGATGCCAGTTGTAGTAAAGAAGCTTTTGCGCGTATCCGATTTTGCGACCGAGTTTTCGGTCTCCATCCTCTGGAAGCTCTGCAAGAATGAAAAGAGGGAAGAGGGAGGAGTTGTGGTTGAAGCACTTGGAGTAGGTGCGTTTCAGAAGCTGCTGTTGCTCTTACAGGTTGGTTGTGCAGAGAGAACAAAGGAGAAGGCCACCAAGTTGTTGAAATTGTTAAATCTTCATAGGAATAGGCTGGAGTGTATTGATTCTACCGATTTTAAGGATCTCAAGAGGCCCTTTTGA